From the genome of Chroicocephalus ridibundus chromosome 1, bChrRid1.1, whole genome shotgun sequence, one region includes:
- the SLITRK6 gene encoding SLIT and NTRK-like protein 6, with the protein MKLWIFILYSVVVASDPLQSQPSFSSVRGSCQSLCSCEEKDDTMIINCEERGIKTVSEISVPPSRPFHLNLLNNGLTMLHVNDFAGLVNAISLHLGFNNIADIEPGSFNGLSLLKQLHINHNSLETLKEDTFNGLENLEFLQADNNFITLIEASAFSKLNRLKVLILNDNAIEYLPPNIFRFVPLTHLDLRGNQLQTLPYVGFLEHIGRILDLQLEDNKWACNCDLLQLKIWLENMPPQSIIGDVVCNSPPVIKGSILSRLKKESLCPTHPVNELEDPSGSLPLVVTTSISDSHLSTKVIPILKAPTKEPSLMIHTSKPTSQFPGIYCPIPCHCTSHMLSGVLMHCQERNIESLSDLGPPPPNPKKLILAGNIIQTLLKSDLVDYASLEMLHLGNNRIEILEEGSFLNLTRLQKLYLNGNHLTKLSQNLFLGLQHLEYLYLEYNAIKQVLPGTFSAMPKLKVLYLNNNLLQTLPPHIFSGVPLARLNLKTNQFAHLPVSNVLDELDMLVQIELEDNPWDCTCDSVGLQKWIQKLSKNTMMGDIFCKSPGHLAKKELKSLNSEVLCPGLINSPALPTHASFVVVTTSSTTTNTADTILRSLTDAVPLSVLILGLLIVFITIVFCAAGIVVLVLHRRRRCKRKQADEQMRDSSPVHLQYSMYGHKTTHHTTEHPAATLYEQRMVTPMVQVYRSPSFSPKHSEQQEEGSEKEANDSKHLRRSLLERENSSPLTGSNVKYKATDQSAEFLSFQDASCFYRNIIEKERELQQLGITEYLRKNIVQLQPDVEVHYPGTHEELKLMETLMYSRPRKVFLEQTKNEYFELKANLHAEPDYLEVLEQQT; encoded by the coding sequence ATGAAGCTCTGGATTTTTATTCTATATTCAGTTGTGGTTGCATCTGATCCTTTACAGTCAcagccttctttttcttcagtcagaGGATCTTGTCAGAGTTTGTGTTCCTGTGAAGAAAAGGATGATACCATGATTATAAACTGCGAAGAAAGAGGCATCAAGACGGTATCAGAAATAAGTGTCCCACCATCACGGCCTTTCCATCTTAATCTGTTAAACAATGGCCTGACTATGTTACACGTGAATGATTTTGCTGGCCTTGTTAATGCTATCTCTCTACATCTTGGATTTAATAATATTGCAGATATTGAGCCTGGGTCTTTCAATGGTCTCAGCCTTCTTAAGCAACTTCATATCAATCACAATTCTTTAGAAACACTTAAAGAAGATACGTTTAATGGATTGGAAAATTTGGAGTTTCTTCAAGCAGACAACAATTTCATCACATTGATTGAAGCAAGTGCCTTCAGCAAGCTCAACAGGCTTAAAGTGCTTATTTTGAATGATAATGCCATTGAATATCTTCCTCCGAATATATTTCGGTTTGTGCCATTGACCCATTTAGATCTTCGTGGAAACCAGTTACAGACACTGCCCTATGTTGGCTTTTTGGAACACATTGGTAGAATACTAGACCTTCAGTTGGAAGATAATAAATGGGCCTGTAACTGTGATTTGCTACAGCTGAAGATATGGCTAGAAAACATGCCTCCTCAGTCAATAATAGGTGACGTTGTATGCAATAGTCCTCCTGTTATCAAAGGCAGCATCTTAAGCCGATTGAAAAAAGAATCACTTTGTCCCACTCATCCTGTCAATGAACTTGAAGATCCTTCAGGGTCGCTGCCCTTGGTTGTTACCACCTCTATCAGTGATAGTCACCTTTCAACTAAGGTGATTCCTATCCTGAAAGCTCCTACTAAAGAACCAAGTTTAATGATTCATACTTCAAAGCCTACTAGTCAGTTTCCAGGAATCTATTGTCCCATCCCCTGTCACTGCACCAGCCATATGCTCTCAGGAGTCCTCATGCACTGCCAGGAGCGAAATATTGAAAGCTTGTCTGATTTAGGACCACCTCCTCCAAATCCTAAAAAGCTTATTCTAGCTGGAAATATTATTCAGACATTACTGAAATCAGATCTTGTGGACTATGCTAGCCTGGAAATGCTTCATCTGGGGAATAATCGCATTGAAATCCTTGAGGAAGGATCCTTTTTAAATCTGACTAGACTGCAGAAATTGTATCTCAATGGCAATCATCTTACAAAGCTAAGTCAGAATCTCTTCCTTGGCCTTCAGCACCTTGAATACTTGTACCTTGAATATAATGCCATCAAACAAGTTTTGCCAGGGACATTTAGTGCAATGCCAAAACTTAAGGTCCTCTACTTAAATAACAACCTTCTGCAGACTTTGCCACCCCATATCTTTTCAGGTGTTCCACTTGCCAGATTAAATCTGAAAACAAACCAATTTGCTCATTTGCCTGTAAGCAATGTCTTGGATGAACTGGATATGCTGGTACAAATTGAACTTGAAGACAACCCTTGGGACTGTACCTGTGATTCAGTTGGGCTGCAAAAATGGATACAAAAACTGAGTAAAAACACAATGATGGGTGATATTTTTTGTAAATCTCCAGGACATCTagcaaaaaaagaactgaaatctCTGAACAGTGAAGTCTTGTGTCCAGGTTTAATAAACAGCCCTGCCCTACCAACTCATGCCAGTTTTGTAGTTGTGACAACTTCTTCTACTACTACCAACACTGCAGACACCATCCTGAGGTCTCTTACAGATGCTGTCCCACTTTCTGTTCTAATACTAGGACTTCTAATTGTGTTTATAACTATTGTATTTTGTGCAGCAGGAATAGTTGTTCTTGTTCTTCATCGGAGACGAAGATGCAAAAGGAAACAAGCAGATGAACAAATGAGGGATAGCAGCCCAGTTCACCTTCAGTACAGCATGTATGGGCATAAAACAACACACCACACAACGGAGCACCCAGCTGCAACTCTCTATGAGCAACGTATGGTTACTCCCATGGTTCAGGTCTACCGCAGCCCATCCTTCAGCCCTAAGCATTCTGAGCAACAGGAGGAGGGAAGTGAAAAAGAAGCTAATGATTCCAAACATCTCCGACGAAGTCTCCTGGAAAGAGAGAACAGTTCACCTCTTACAGGTTCAAATGTCAAATATAAGGCTACAGATCAATCTGCtgaatttctgtcttttcaggaTGCCAGCTGCTTTTATAGAAACATTattgaaaaagagagagaactgcaGCAACTAGGGATCACAGAGTACctaagaaaaaatattgtccAACTCCAGCCTGACGTGGAAGTTCATTATCCTGGAACACATGAGGAGCTGAAGCTAATGGAGACACTCATGTACTCCAGGCCAAGAAAGGTTTTTCTAGAACAAactaaaaatgagtattttgaaCTCAAAGCTAACTTACATGCTGAGCCTGACTACCTGGAAGTCCTGGAGCAGCAAACATGA